A region of the Primulina eburnea isolate SZY01 chromosome 7, ASM2296580v1, whole genome shotgun sequence genome:
agTTTTAGATCTGGGTTGTGCTCCAGGTATTAGATCAATGGAAAACTCTACGTCTCTCTGAGGAGGTAAAGTATTGATCTCTTCAGGAAAAACCTCTGGAAATTCTTGTACAACTGAGATTTCTGAGATCTTGAGTTGATCTTTTggcttatttatcaaataagctAGAAATACTTGTCCGTTGTTTTTTAGTATAGCTCTAGCTTCTACGGTTGATACTATTCCCATGTTATGGTTAGCTTTGGAAATGATTGGATGAGAAGTTTGAAGATAAACTTCTTTTGTGTAGCAATTGAGCTGGGCTTGGTGTCTATACaaccagtccattccaagaataATATCATAGTTTTTGATTGGTAATTCAATCAAATCTGCTAGATATTCTTTATCTTGGAATTTTAAGGGACAGTTTCTGTAAATGATG
Encoded here:
- the LOC140835812 gene encoding uncharacterized protein, with translation MITDIIYRNCPLKFQDKEYLADLIELPIKNYDIILGMDWLYRHQAQLNCYTKEVYLQTSHPIISKANHNMGIVSTVEARAILKNNGQVFLAYLINKPKDQLKISEISVVQEFPEVFPEEINTLPPQRDVEFSIDLIPGAQPRSKTPYRMAP